In the genome of Treponema pedis, one region contains:
- a CDS encoding tyrosine phenol-lyase has translation MDIKNYPAEPFRIKVVETVNMIDRSQREKVAKEAGYNTFLINSEDVYIDLLTDSGTNAMSDKQWAGIMIGDEAYAGSRNFHHLEQTVREIFGFKHLVPTHQGRGAENLLSRIAIKPGQYVPGNMYFTTTRYHQEANGGIFVDIIKDVAHDAGKNVPFKGDIDLEKLEKLINEKGAENIAYVCLAVTVNLAGGQPVSMKNMREVRELTEKHGIKVFFDATRCVENAYFIKEQEAGYADKTIKEIVREMFSYADGCTMSGKKDCIVNIGGFLCMNDDELFQAAKELVVVFEGMPSYGGMAGRDMEAMAIGLKESLQLEYIEHRVKQVRYLGEKLLEAGVPIIEPVGGHAVFLDARRFCPHLDQMQFPAQALAAELYIESGVRSMERGIVSAGRDPKTRENHIPKLETVRLTIPRRVYTYKHMDIVADSVIKLFKHKEDIKGLKFIYEPRQLRFFTARFEHI, from the coding sequence ATGGATATTAAAAATTATCCTGCGGAACCTTTTAGAATTAAGGTTGTAGAAACAGTTAACATGATTGACCGCTCTCAGCGCGAAAAAGTCGCTAAGGAAGCCGGTTATAACACCTTTCTTATTAACTCGGAAGATGTGTATATCGACCTTCTTACCGATTCAGGTACGAATGCCATGAGCGACAAGCAGTGGGCGGGCATTATGATAGGTGATGAAGCCTATGCCGGAAGCCGAAATTTTCATCATCTTGAACAAACCGTCAGAGAAATTTTCGGTTTTAAACATCTTGTTCCGACTCATCAGGGGCGAGGAGCGGAAAACCTTCTTTCAAGGATTGCAATAAAACCGGGCCAATATGTTCCTGGCAATATGTACTTTACCACAACACGTTATCACCAGGAAGCAAACGGCGGTATCTTCGTAGATATTATTAAAGATGTTGCCCACGATGCGGGAAAAAACGTTCCTTTTAAAGGTGATATAGATCTTGAAAAACTTGAAAAACTTATCAATGAAAAAGGTGCTGAAAATATAGCTTATGTATGTTTGGCGGTTACCGTAAACCTTGCAGGCGGACAGCCCGTTTCTATGAAAAATATGAGGGAAGTAAGAGAACTCACTGAAAAACACGGCATTAAGGTTTTCTTCGACGCAACCCGCTGCGTTGAAAACGCTTATTTTATTAAAGAGCAAGAAGCAGGCTATGCCGACAAAACCATAAAAGAAATCGTCCGTGAAATGTTCAGCTATGCCGACGGTTGTACTATGAGCGGAAAAAAAGACTGTATAGTAAACATCGGAGGTTTTCTCTGTATGAATGACGATGAGCTTTTTCAGGCAGCAAAGGAATTGGTTGTAGTTTTTGAAGGTATGCCATCATACGGCGGTATGGCGGGCCGTGATATGGAAGCTATGGCTATAGGTTTAAAAGAATCTTTACAGTTGGAATACATAGAGCACCGTGTTAAGCAGGTGCGCTATTTAGGTGAAAAACTTTTGGAAGCAGGTGTTCCTATTATTGAACCGGTGGGAGGACATGCCGTATTCCTTGATGCGCGTCGCTTTTGCCCGCATTTGGACCAAATGCAGTTTCCCGCCCAAGCCTTGGCAGCGGAACTTTACATTGAATCGGGAGTGCGTAGTATGGAACGCGGTATAGTTTCAGCGGGGCGCGACCCGAAAACACGGGAAAACCATATTCCGAAACTTGAAACCGTCCGCTTAACTATTCCGCGCCGTGTTTATACGTATAAACATATGGATATTGTAGCCGATTCGGTTATCAAATTGTTTAAACATAAAGAAGATATAAAAGGCTTAAAGTTCATTTACGAACCCAGGCAGTTACGTTTTTTTACCGCAAGATTTGAACATATTTAG